In a genomic window of Narcine bancroftii isolate sNarBan1 chromosome 7, sNarBan1.hap1, whole genome shotgun sequence:
- the LOC138738552 gene encoding sodium/myo-inositol cotransporter-like: MFGFMETADLAVVGLYFVLVLCIGFFVMWKSNRSTVSGYFLAGRSMTWVAIGASLFVSNIGSEHFIGLAGSGAASGFAVGAWEFNAMLLLQVLGWVFIPVYIRSGVYTMPQYLSKRYGGNRIKIYFALLSLLLYVFTKLSVDLYAGALFIRASLGWDLYLSIIILIGLTAVLTVTGGLVAVIYTDVLQAILMIGGALTLMVVGMVKVGGFEELRRRYMLASPNVTAIVTSLNLSSTNSCRIHPKEDSLKMLREPTDEDIPWPGFMLGQTPASVWYWCADQVIVQRVLAAKNIAHAKGATLMAGFLKILPMFIIVIPGMISRILFTDEVVCINPEHCMQVCGSSAGCSNIAYPRLVLGILPVGLRGLMMAVMIAALMSDLDSIFNSASTIFTLDVYKHLRKVASSRELMVVGRLFVVFMVGISIAWVPIIVEMQGGQMYLYIQEVAGYLTPPVAAVFLLGIFWKRCNEQGAFCGGLVGSILGISRLILAFVYHVPECDQSDTRPSFIRNIHYMYLAAALFWITIITAITVSLLTPPPSRDLICTTTFWALKDTEIIQTGHGEESDQLTDKRVAKGDDIRCAEISDCKHKDDDSSPLADRIELVFLMPGHGNAKSVTSRVSEVQTANDCFVNGQTTPVDQMVKKDPEMKKSMWLRFFDHCCGIKNYSVKKTAKDSAESEMVCLQMLQESPKVKLMLNLGLFVVCSLGIFMFIYFSL, translated from the coding sequence ATGTTTGGCTTTATGGAAACAGCTGACTTGGCTGTCGTAGGACTTTATTTTGTTCTTGTATTGTGCATTGGATTTTTTGTAATGTGGAAGTCCAACAGAAGTACCGTGAGTGGGTACTTCCTTGCAGGACGCTCCATGACCTGGGTGGCAATAGGTGCTTCATTGTTTGTGAGTAATATTGGGAGTGAACATTTTATTGGTCTAGCAGGATCTGGAGCTGCCAGTGGTTTTGCAGTTGGAGCTTGGGAGTTCAATGCAATGTTACTTTTACAGGTATTGGGTTGGGTCTTCATCCCAGTCTATATTAGATCTGGTGTGTATACCATGCCACAATACCTTTCCAAGCGTTATGGTGGGaacagaataaaaatttattttgcTTTGTTGTCCTTGCTGTTGTACGTCTTCACCAAGCTTTCTGTGGACTTGTATGCTGGTGCACTCTTCATTCGTGCATCACTGGGTTGGGACCTTTATCTCTCCATCATCATTTTGATTGGATTGACTGCAGTGTTAACTGTCACAGGAGGACTTGTGGCTGTGATCTACACCGATGTTCTGCAGGCCATTCTTATGATTGGTGGAGCTTTAACGTTGATGGTTGTCGGTATGGTCAAGGTGGGAGGCTTTGAGGAATTGAGACGAAGATACATGCTCGCCTCTCCAAATGTTACTGCAATTGTTACTTCCTTAAATCTAAGTTCAACAAACAGTTGCCGTATCCACCCAAAAGAAGATTCTCTAAAGATGCTACGTGAACCAACTGATGAGGATATTCCTTGGCCTGGATTCATGTTGGGTCAAACACCAGCCTCTGTTTGGTATTGGTGTGCTGATCAAGTCATTGTGCAACGAGTCTTGGCAGCAAAGAACATTGCTCATGCCAAAGGAGCCACTCTGATGGCTGGTTTTTTGAAAATCTTGCCCATGTTTATCATCGTCATTCCAGGGATGATTTCCAGGATTCTCTTTACTGATGAAGTTGTTTGCATTAATCCAGAGCACTGCATGCAAGTGTGCGGCAGCAGTGCAGGTTGCTCCAATATCGCCTATCCACGCCTGGTGTTGGGAATCTTACCTGTAGGTCTCCGTGGTCTAATGATGGCAGTCATGATAGCAGCTTTGATGAGTGATTTGGATTCTATCTTCAATAGTGCCAGCACAATATTCACCCTTGATGTCTACAAGCATCTTCGAAAGGTTGCCAGCTCTCGAGAACTTATGGTAGTGGGTCGTTTATTTGTTGTCTTCATGGTAGGTATAAGCATTGCCTGGGTTCCTATAATTGTGGAGATGCAAGGAGGGCAGATGTATCTTTATATCCAAGAGGTAGCAGGCTATCTCACACCCCCTGTGGCCGCCGTGTTCCTCCTTGGTATTTTCTGGAAGCGCTGCAATGAACAAGGGGCTTTCTGTGGAGGGTTAGTTGGGTCCATTTTGGGGATTTCAAGGTTGATTCTTGCCTTTGTATACCATGTGCCAGAATGTGACCAGTCTGATACCAGACCAAGTTTTATCAGAAACATTCACTATATGTACCTAGCAGCAGCTTTGTTTTGGATCACCATcattactgcaatcacagtgagTCTACTGACTCCTCCTCCTTCCAGAGATTTGATTTGCACCACCACGTTCTGGGCATTAAAAGATACAGAAATCATACAAACTGGTCATGGAGAAGAATCTGATCAATTAACAGATAAAAGAGTGGCAAAAGGTGATGATATTAGATGTGCAGAAATTTCTGATTGTAAGCACAAAGACGATGATTCGTCTCCACTAGCTGATCGAATAGAATTGGTTTTTTTAATGCCTGGACATGGTAATGCCAAATCTGTGACCTCGCGTGTGAGTGAAGTTCAGACAGCAAATGACTGTTTCGTCAATGGCCAAACAACCCCAGTGGATCAAATGGTTAAAAAGGATCCTGAAATGAAAAAGAGTATGTGGTTGAGATTTTTTGATCATTGTTGTGGAATCAAAAATTACAGTGTGAAAAAGACAGCAAAAGATTCTGCAGAAAGTGAAATGGTTTGCTTGCAAATGTTGCAAGAGAGTCCAAAAGTTAAATTGATGTTAAATCTTGGTCTTTTTGTTGTATGTTCTCTTGGCATATTTATGTTTATCTATTTCTCTTTGTAA